From Marinoscillum sp. 108, a single genomic window includes:
- a CDS encoding exodeoxyribonuclease V subunit beta codes for MSKPFHIYRSGAGSGKTFTLARSYLTIALGRPAAFRHILGVTFTNKATEEMKNRIVAILKTLAAGEAHPMEADLCADLGIGKGELQKRASATLSDILHQYGRFSIVTIDSFFNQVIRSFAREMGLQGTFTIDLDQKTVLERVIDKMLQEIGEADKKQLRSWLTEFAEFKVEDGKSWDFRRDITALSGEILKDEFKKHSAAVLKLSETPGYFDKLKKELNEIRFGFENQVKRFSREFSEYLEQEGLTVGDFSRGKGGPAGLFQKLEALDFEISEPRRAAMDNLEAWLTKPNLKKGHLNHYLESFILPKYSQTINYIDQHFVRYASSLEVQRYLFTFGILAQVNKYIQNYRDENDVMLIADLPDFLHQIISDSDTPYIYEKVGSNYSHYLIDEFQDTSAFQWENFMPLVKNTTDEGNFSMVVGDVKQSIYRFRGGEWELLQNRLKDDIGDYHVEAHNLDTNWRSDQRIIDFNNFFFESARDFSKDHFFNQTDNVLDPVLKQRVADRVSEVFDTFSDVAQKGSKEEAVPQGSVSLEFISDDDTGDDEKWADEAITRTIRYAEDLQRKGYELRDMAILTRYSSEGRKVADAFLAFRNSEEADPDLKYDVVSSEALYLTSSHLVRFIVSLIKWLNDEKNTIVLNEWLYEYRRYISQEEITESGIFASYREWKEVVPNEFIKHKEYMKTLPLYELVEGIVRIFELNTFKQEFTYLQGFQDAVLDYSKNERGDIPSFLEWWEEVRKERAIQISNDNNAIKILTIHKAKGLEFPVVILPFLGWGFDHDGTKDNILWCEGALADAPFNRLPVIPLKYSSKLANTYWAEAYYQEKLKAYLDNLNLLYVAFTRPIEVLIGFAKLPKPKAKFGSTYDLMHPLLSDTEGWDESATAYRIGEIPGKENVRQSTLEFGLTEYLSTPWRSKVSVQIKGSAELSEAVFVDATLQGIRMHEVLSKIHCTSDLDQYVDHSDYEQLKTIISHPELADWFDPQWMVANEVPILLPGGDFKRIDRINRSEKETIVIDFKTGTKRSKDKSQVAEYIRILKEMEYPGVRGYLVYLSDLSVEPV; via the coding sequence ATGTCAAAACCATTCCATATTTACCGGTCAGGAGCCGGATCAGGTAAAACTTTCACCCTGGCCAGATCTTATCTGACCATTGCGTTGGGGCGCCCAGCCGCTTTCCGACATATTCTCGGTGTGACCTTTACCAACAAAGCCACCGAGGAGATGAAGAATCGGATCGTGGCCATCCTCAAGACCCTGGCAGCAGGAGAGGCTCACCCCATGGAAGCAGATCTCTGTGCCGATCTTGGAATTGGCAAAGGCGAACTCCAAAAGCGTGCTTCTGCAACGTTGAGCGATATCCTGCACCAGTATGGCCGGTTTAGTATTGTCACCATTGACAGTTTCTTCAATCAGGTAATCCGATCCTTTGCCAGGGAGATGGGTCTTCAGGGAACGTTCACCATAGATCTGGATCAGAAAACAGTCCTGGAGAGAGTGATCGACAAGATGCTTCAGGAAATAGGCGAGGCGGACAAGAAGCAGCTACGGAGCTGGTTGACTGAGTTTGCGGAGTTCAAGGTGGAAGATGGAAAATCCTGGGATTTTAGAAGAGACATTACGGCGCTTTCCGGAGAGATACTGAAAGATGAATTCAAAAAACATTCAGCGGCGGTTTTGAAGCTCAGTGAAACTCCGGGGTATTTTGACAAGCTGAAAAAGGAGCTCAATGAGATCAGATTTGGTTTCGAAAACCAGGTCAAAAGGTTTAGCAGGGAATTCTCCGAATACCTGGAGCAGGAGGGGTTGACTGTGGGTGATTTCTCCCGTGGAAAAGGAGGTCCTGCCGGACTATTCCAAAAATTGGAAGCGCTTGATTTTGAGATAAGCGAACCCAGGCGGGCGGCTATGGATAACCTGGAGGCATGGCTGACAAAGCCAAATTTGAAGAAGGGACACCTGAATCATTATTTGGAGTCCTTCATTCTGCCGAAGTACAGCCAAACGATCAATTATATAGATCAGCATTTTGTTCGCTATGCCTCCAGCCTGGAAGTGCAGCGTTACCTCTTCACCTTTGGTATTCTGGCGCAGGTCAATAAGTACATTCAGAACTATCGGGATGAGAATGACGTGATGTTGATCGCAGATTTGCCGGATTTTCTCCATCAGATTATTAGCGATAGTGATACCCCCTATATCTATGAAAAGGTGGGCTCCAACTATAGTCATTACCTCATCGATGAGTTTCAGGATACCTCTGCTTTTCAATGGGAAAACTTTATGCCACTGGTGAAGAATACCACCGATGAGGGTAATTTCAGCATGGTGGTCGGGGATGTAAAGCAATCCATTTACCGCTTCAGAGGAGGTGAATGGGAGTTGCTTCAAAACAGGCTAAAAGACGATATTGGCGACTATCATGTAGAAGCGCATAATCTGGATACCAACTGGCGGAGTGATCAGCGGATAATTGACTTCAATAATTTCTTTTTTGAGTCAGCCAGAGATTTTTCCAAAGACCATTTTTTTAATCAGACAGATAACGTACTGGATCCGGTATTGAAGCAAAGGGTTGCTGACCGTGTGAGTGAGGTATTTGATACCTTCTCTGATGTGGCTCAAAAGGGCTCAAAAGAAGAAGCTGTGCCCCAGGGCAGTGTGAGCCTTGAGTTTATCTCTGACGATGATACTGGGGATGATGAGAAATGGGCAGATGAAGCCATCACCCGGACTATTCGCTATGCAGAAGATCTGCAGAGAAAGGGCTACGAACTGAGGGATATGGCCATTCTGACGAGATATAGTAGCGAGGGCAGAAAGGTGGCTGACGCATTTTTGGCATTCAGGAATTCAGAAGAGGCAGATCCTGACTTGAAATATGATGTGGTGAGTAGTGAGGCCCTGTACCTCACATCCAGCCATCTGGTCAGGTTTATTGTTTCACTCATCAAGTGGCTGAACGACGAGAAAAACACCATTGTTTTGAATGAGTGGCTCTATGAGTACCGAAGGTACATTTCACAGGAAGAGATTACTGAGAGTGGGATATTTGCCTCTTATCGGGAATGGAAAGAGGTTGTACCCAATGAGTTTATCAAGCACAAAGAATATATGAAAACACTCCCGCTCTATGAGCTGGTGGAGGGTATCGTGCGGATTTTCGAATTGAATACATTCAAGCAGGAGTTCACTTATTTGCAGGGTTTTCAAGATGCGGTTCTGGATTATTCCAAAAATGAACGCGGGGATATCCCTTCATTTCTAGAATGGTGGGAAGAGGTGCGAAAAGAACGGGCCATCCAAATCTCAAATGACAACAACGCCATAAAGATCCTGACGATTCATAAAGCCAAAGGCCTGGAGTTTCCTGTGGTGATTTTGCCGTTTTTGGGATGGGGGTTTGACCATGATGGCACCAAAGACAACATTTTATGGTGCGAGGGTGCTCTGGCTGATGCCCCTTTTAACAGGCTGCCGGTGATACCCCTGAAGTATAGCTCCAAGCTCGCCAATACCTACTGGGCCGAGGCGTACTATCAAGAAAAGTTAAAGGCCTATCTGGATAATTTGAACCTTCTCTACGTAGCTTTTACCAGACCGATAGAGGTGCTCATTGGCTTTGCTAAATTACCGAAACCCAAGGCGAAGTTTGGAAGCACCTATGATTTGATGCACCCATTGCTGAGTGACACTGAAGGTTGGGATGAGTCTGCAACTGCCTACCGCATAGGAGAAATCCCAGGTAAGGAAAATGTGCGTCAGTCCACCCTGGAGTTTGGTCTGACCGAATACCTCTCCACCCCGTGGCGGAGCAAGGTGAGCGTACAAATCAAAGGATCCGCCGAGCTTAGCGAGGCGGTTTTTGTGGATGCCACTTTGCAGGGAATCAGAATGCACGAGGTGCTCAGCAAGATTCATTGTACCAGTGATTTGGACCAGTATGTTGACCATTCGGATTACGAGCAGCTGAAAACCATTATTTCGCACCCTGAGCTCGCAGACTGGTTTGACCCTCAATGGATGGTGGCCAATGAGGTGCCCATATTGCTCCCCGGAGGGGATTTTAAGCGAATAGACCGGATCAATAGATCAGAGAAAGAAACCATTGTGATAGATTTCAAAACCGGGACCAAGCGGAGCAAGGACAAAAGTCAGGTGGCAGAGTACATTCGTATTTTGAAGGAAATGGAGTACCCTGGTGTGCGG
- the argH gene encoding argininosuccinate lyase — protein sequence MKLWQKSTDVNKRVEAFTIGNDQELDLLLAPYDILGSLAHIEMLESIGLLTGEELKVLSAELKQLYQLARAGELTIDPGMEDIHSQVEFLLTKKLGEVGKKIHSGRSRNDQVLVDLKMYFRGEIEEIVGLVKSLSDTLLSQSERYKDVLIPGYTHMQVAMPSSIGLWLGAYAESLSDDLIALRAAFDVANKNPLGSAAGYGSSFPIDRMKTTALLGFEEPNYNVVYAQMTRGKSEVALATAMASVAATLSKLAMDVCLYAGQNFGFLSFPDELTTGSSIMPHKKNPDVFELVRGRCNQLLSLPNELNLILSNLPSGYHRDLQQLKEHLFPGIQTLKQCLDIVDFSLSQVKVNPDVINDSRYDYLFTVELVNQLVLDGMPFRDAYKEVGKRVEEGTYRPDREIKHTHLGSVGNLANDQVAEKIKRELSKFPFIHIGGCFSSLTA from the coding sequence ATGAAACTTTGGCAGAAGTCTACAGACGTCAACAAGAGAGTTGAGGCATTTACTATTGGAAATGATCAGGAGCTCGATTTACTCCTGGCACCCTATGATATTTTGGGATCATTGGCGCACATAGAGATGCTGGAGAGCATCGGGCTGCTTACCGGGGAGGAATTGAAGGTACTGAGTGCGGAGTTGAAGCAACTTTACCAACTGGCCAGAGCAGGTGAGCTCACCATTGATCCGGGCATGGAAGATATCCATTCTCAGGTGGAGTTTTTGCTTACCAAGAAACTGGGAGAGGTGGGTAAAAAAATCCACAGTGGCCGATCCAGAAATGATCAGGTGCTGGTGGACCTTAAAATGTATTTCAGAGGTGAAATTGAGGAGATAGTAGGGCTGGTAAAATCGCTTTCGGATACACTCCTGAGTCAAAGTGAACGGTATAAAGATGTTCTCATTCCGGGGTATACTCACATGCAGGTGGCCATGCCTTCTTCTATCGGATTATGGTTGGGGGCTTATGCCGAGAGCCTTTCTGATGATCTCATAGCTTTGAGGGCGGCTTTTGACGTTGCCAATAAGAACCCACTCGGTTCTGCCGCCGGGTATGGTTCATCGTTTCCAATTGATAGAATGAAAACCACAGCGTTACTTGGCTTTGAGGAGCCTAACTACAATGTGGTGTATGCACAAATGACCAGGGGTAAATCCGAAGTGGCATTGGCTACTGCGATGGCCTCAGTGGCTGCTACCCTGAGTAAATTAGCCATGGATGTCTGTTTATATGCCGGCCAAAATTTTGGTTTTTTATCCTTTCCGGATGAGCTGACTACTGGTTCAAGTATTATGCCGCATAAGAAGAATCCGGACGTATTCGAATTGGTAAGGGGACGGTGCAATCAGCTGCTAAGTTTACCCAATGAGCTGAATCTTATTCTCAGCAATCTTCCGAGTGGTTATCACCGCGATCTTCAGCAACTAAAAGAACACTTGTTTCCTGGCATCCAGACCCTGAAGCAGTGCCTGGATATTGTGGATTTTTCGCTCAGTCAGGTGAAGGTAAACCCAGACGTGATCAATGACAGCAGGTATGATTACCTGTTCACGGTAGAGTTGGTCAATCAGCTGGTACTGGACGGAATGCCCTTTAGGGACGCTTACAAGGAAGTAGGTAAGCGGGTAGAAGAGGGTACCTATCGGCCAGATCGGGAGATAAAACATACTCACCTGGGTAGCGTGGGTAATCTGGCGAATGATCAGGTGGCCGAAAAAATAAAAAGGGAACTAAGTAAGTTCCCTTTCATCCACATAGGTGGGTGTTTTAGCAGTCTGACTGCTTAG
- a CDS encoding TonB family protein, which translates to MKKYIFSLALLTVAVLAFATSDSNLSLQAKAINLDEVAESIKYPTMSNESGIEGTVIMYLEIDAEGNISNTTALAYPCSKLKETVELALNDLKFEPARNIEGEAVASTLRIPFDFQLKID; encoded by the coding sequence ATGAAAAAATACATATTTTCCCTTGCTCTATTAACAGTTGCAGTACTAGCTTTTGCCACCTCTGATTCTAATCTATCCCTACAGGCAAAGGCCATTAATCTGGACGAAGTGGCGGAAAGTATCAAGTACCCTACAATGAGCAACGAAAGTGGCATTGAAGGCACCGTGATTATGTATCTGGAGATTGACGCTGAAGGTAATATTTCAAATACTACAGCACTTGCATACCCATGTAGCAAACTAAAAGAAACGGTTGAGCTAGCGCTCAATGATCTGAAATTCGAACCCGCAAGGAACATTGAAGGCGAGGCAGTAGCCAGCACCTTGCGAATTCCATTCGACTTTCAGCTAAAGATAGACTAA